One part of the Streptococcus sp. oral taxon 431 genome encodes these proteins:
- the arcC gene encoding carbamate kinase: MSHRKIVVALGGNAILSTDPSAQAQEAALAETARHLVKLIQNGDELIITHGNGPQVGNLLLQHLAANSEKNPAFPLDSLVAMTEGSIGFWLQNALENALQDIHLDKTVVSVVTQVVVDKNDPAFLNPSKPIGPFYSEEEAKAESEKTGANFKEDAGRGWRKVVASPKPVYIKEIDSIRTLLDKGQIVIAAGGGGIPITKNKNGYFSGVEAVIDKDFASQCLAELVEADLFIILTGVDYAYINYNKPNQEKLERVTVSQLQKYIQEGQFAPGSMLPKIQAAIDFVTNRPAGKAVITSLINLGALIESESGTIIVKDE; encoded by the coding sequence ATGTCTCATCGTAAAATCGTTGTCGCTCTTGGAGGAAATGCCATTCTTTCCACAGATCCATCTGCTCAAGCTCAAGAAGCCGCTCTGGCAGAAACAGCACGCCATCTGGTGAAACTCATCCAAAATGGCGATGAATTGATTATCACCCATGGCAATGGACCGCAAGTCGGTAACCTCCTCCTCCAACACCTAGCAGCGAATTCCGAAAAAAACCCTGCCTTTCCTCTCGATTCACTTGTTGCTATGACAGAGGGTAGCATCGGTTTTTGGCTCCAGAATGCTCTGGAAAATGCTTTACAGGATATTCATCTTGATAAAACTGTCGTTTCTGTTGTCACACAAGTTGTCGTGGACAAGAATGATCCTGCCTTTCTCAATCCAAGTAAACCCATTGGTCCATTCTACTCAGAAGAAGAGGCTAAAGCAGAAAGCGAAAAAACTGGGGCTAACTTTAAAGAAGATGCAGGTCGTGGTTGGCGTAAGGTAGTGGCTTCTCCAAAACCTGTTTATATCAAAGAAATCGATAGTATACGCACACTCTTGGACAAGGGACAAATTGTCATCGCAGCAGGCGGTGGAGGTATTCCTATCACCAAAAATAAAAACGGTTACTTCTCAGGAGTAGAAGCTGTCATCGATAAGGATTTTGCATCGCAATGCTTGGCAGAGCTAGTCGAAGCAGATCTCTTCATCATTTTAACTGGCGTCGATTATGCCTATATCAACTATAACAAACCAAATCAAGAAAAGTTGGAACGGGTAACTGTAAGTCAACTTCAAAAATACATTCAAGAGGGGCAATTTGCTCCTGGTAGTATGCTACCAAAAATCCAAGCTGCCATTGATTTTGTGACTAATCGTCCAGCAGGAAAAGCAGTTATCACTTCTCTTATCAATCTAGGAGCTTTGATTGAATCTGAAAGTGGAACAATCATCGTGAAAGATGAATAG
- the argF gene encoding ornithine carbamoyltransferase produces the protein MHSVFQGRSFLAEKDFTRAELEYLIGLSAHLKDLKKRNIEHRYLAGKNIALLFEKTSTRTRAAFTTAAIDLGAHPEYLGANDIQLGKKETTEDTAKVLGRMFDGIEFRGFSQDMVEELAKFSGVPVWNGLTDKWHPTQMLADYLTVLENFGHLEGLTLVYCGDGRNNVANSLLVTGAILGVNVHVFSPKELFPDQAVVALAEGYAKESGAHILITEDADEAVKGADVLYTDVWVSMGEEDKFAERVALLKPYQVNMDLVKKAGNENLIFLHCLPAFHDTNTIYGRQVAEKFGVKEMEVTDEVFHSKYARQFDQAENRMHTIKAVMAATLGNLYIPKV, from the coding sequence ATACATTCAGTATTTCAAGGAAGAAGTTTTCTAGCTGAAAAAGATTTTACCCGTGCAGAGCTCGAATATTTGATTGGACTTTCAGCTCACTTGAAGGATCTTAAAAAACGAAACATCGAACACCGCTATCTAGCTGGTAAAAATATTGCTCTTTTATTTGAAAAAACTTCTACACGTACACGCGCAGCCTTCACTACTGCAGCAATTGATCTTGGTGCACATCCAGAATACCTAGGGGCCAACGATATTCAACTAGGTAAAAAAGAAACTACTGAAGATACCGCAAAAGTTTTGGGACGTATGTTTGATGGTATTGAATTCCGTGGTTTTAGTCAAGATATGGTTGAGGAATTAGCTAAATTCTCTGGTGTTCCTGTTTGGAATGGCTTGACGGATAAATGGCACCCAACTCAAATGCTTGCAGACTATTTGACAGTACTAGAAAATTTCGGACATCTTGAAGGTTTGACTTTGGTTTACTGTGGTGACGGCCGTAATAATGTTGCCAATAGCCTTCTAGTAACAGGAGCCATCCTTGGGGTGAACGTTCATGTCTTTTCACCAAAAGAACTTTTCCCAGATCAAGCAGTTGTTGCTCTGGCTGAGGGATATGCCAAAGAAAGTGGGGCTCACATTCTCATCACAGAAGATGCTGACGAAGCTGTAAAAGGGGCTGATGTCCTTTACACTGATGTTTGGGTATCTATGGGCGAAGAAGATAAGTTTGCAGAACGCGTCGCTTTGCTAAAACCTTACCAAGTCAATATGGATCTTGTTAAGAAAGCAGGCAATGAAAACTTAATCTTCCTCCACTGCTTACCAGCCTTTCATGATACAAACACAATCTATGGCAGACAAGTAGCTGAGAAATTTGGCGTTAAAGAAATGGAAGTAACTGATGAGGTCTTCCATAGCAAATATGCTCGTCAGTTTGATCAAGCAGAAAATCGTATGCACACCATTAAAGCCGTTATGGCTGCTACACTAGGAAATCTCTACATTCCTAAAGTGTGA